AAAACAAAAAACTTTCTACCTAAAAAGTAGAAAGTTTTTTAGTAGAGAGGTGTTATACCAAAGAACACCATCAATATTTTGTAAACTACGACAACTCCAAGTGGGAATGCTAGAAATTTGTTAAAATGTCTACAATAATATTTTGTATTTGCTATTCATCTGCTAAATGGTATAATAGAAGTAGAAAAGGAGTTGAGCAGCAACTCAACTCCATGTAGAACCGTTTAAGACGGTGACAAGTAGGGCAAGAAATAATCCGTCCACCGGTCAAAGTTAGGACGGATTATTTTTGTCTATCAAGCATAATTAAAGCAATAACAAGTGTTAGTAAGCTGATGATGAAACCACCAAAAGCGAACATAACCTGCAGTGCTTCAGCGACTGACAAATTAGGTCTCCTCCTCTCCTTTAGATTTTGATGTATTGCCCACAGGCATCACCTCACTTTCGGAAAACAAGAGCCACCGTCTTAACTTTTCTACAGATTTTATTATACCATATACAGAGCAAAAAAACTTTCTATTTAAAAATAGAAAGTTTTTTTTAATAAAGGGGTGTA
This portion of the Streptococcus hyointestinalis genome encodes:
- a CDS encoding putative holin-like toxin, encoding MSVAEALQVMFAFGGFIISLLTLVIALIMLDRQK